The genomic region GAATGCTGGCCGAAAAAGCGCTGATCCACAAAGATAAATACCTTGTACTCCCTTCGAATATTGATGTAGCAACGGCGGCGGCTTTGCCCAATGCGGTCATCGGATCGGCGATGGCATTAGTGTTTCGTGCCAAAATCCGTCCCGGTGCAGTTGTATTGATCAACGGTGCGACGGGTGTAACCGGACAAGTGGCGGTGCAATTGGCCAAACATTACGGCGCGTCGAAGGTAATCGCTACGGGTAGGAATACGGATTCTCTGGAAAAACTACGGACTTTAGGCGCGGATGAAATCGTGTCGCTACAAAATGAAGATGCCGTTATCGTGGAAAAACTAAAGGCGATTCAGCAGCAAAATCCGATCGACATTGTGATCGATTATATCTGGGGCCATTCGGTGGAGTTATTACTTCAGGCATTAAAAGGCAAAGGTGGTTATACGCATCCGGTGAAAATCGTAACGGTGGGCAGTATTTCGGGAGAGGAAATTGTATTGCGATCGGATGTATTGCGCAGTACGGCGATTGAAATTCTCGGATCGGGCATCGGGAGTCTTTCCGAAAGTGAAATGAAATTATATATAGCAGAAGTATTGCCGGAGGCATTTCAACTGGCGTCCGCCGGGAAATTACAGATTGCAACCGAAGTAGCACCC from Flavobacterium sp. WV_118_3 harbors:
- a CDS encoding zinc-binding dehydrogenase — encoded protein: MKAAVLTQLGTVPVYAEFADPQPKNENEIVIDVKAASVKNLDKLRASGKHYASYTQLPTVVGFDGVGTLADGTLVYAQGISGMLAEKALIHKDKYLVLPSNIDVATAAALPNAVIGSAMALVFRAKIRPGAVVLINGATGVTGQVAVQLAKHYGASKVIATGRNTDSLEKLRTLGADEIVSLQNEDAVIVEKLKAIQQQNPIDIVIDYIWGHSVELLLQALKGKGGYTHPVKIVTVGSISGEEIVLRSDVLRSTAIEILGSGIGSLSESEMKLYIAEVLPEAFQLASAGKLQIATEVAPLAEIHNYWNKTIDAGKRLVIAVG